A genomic region of Thermococcus sp. contains the following coding sequences:
- a CDS encoding glycosyltransferase: MKVCLIVRRLNTKAGGIAVYTRNLIRTLERGGHEVELSPCEGVSYLLWQFFKVPLWLVRSGCDTYHAVGVIEGITLPLFKPQPEKRITVHDLIPLKHPRNGLKGLFERLFIRLGLLSARKCDVIYAVSHLTKVDLVRFGVPEDKIKVVRQPIDERFLREPPKAGKFREPGRFILGYISRMDYHKRHTLLVELFKRWDNPNARLLLAGTGEEFERVKRLAEGDDRIKLLGFIRDEELIEFYDSLDVYVHASKYEGWGLPIVEAIARGKPVVVFEDAEIPGEVKGLCLGLPSKNSCLELNELFKNRKLVKKFSILNSKAGKNLFR; encoded by the coding sequence ATGAAGGTTTGTCTAATCGTTCGGCGGTTGAACACAAAGGCCGGTGGAATAGCGGTCTACACCCGAAACCTCATTAGAACGCTTGAGAGGGGGGGGCACGAAGTTGAGCTCTCTCCATGTGAGGGGGTTTCCTACCTTCTCTGGCAGTTCTTTAAAGTCCCCCTCTGGCTTGTTCGCTCAGGGTGTGACACTTACCATGCCGTTGGAGTTATTGAGGGCATAACTCTTCCGCTTTTCAAGCCACAACCAGAGAAAAGGATAACGGTTCACGACCTCATCCCGCTGAAACACCCAAGGAATGGACTCAAGGGACTCTTTGAGCGTCTTTTCATCCGTCTCGGACTTCTCTCGGCTAGAAAATGTGATGTAATTTACGCGGTTTCACACTTGACGAAGGTTGATCTTGTGAGGTTTGGTGTTCCGGAGGACAAGATAAAGGTCGTTCGCCAGCCGATAGACGAGCGCTTTCTTAGAGAGCCACCTAAAGCCGGAAAGTTCAGGGAACCCGGGAGGTTTATCCTTGGCTACATTTCGAGGATGGACTACCATAAGAGACACACACTCCTCGTTGAACTCTTCAAGCGCTGGGACAACCCGAACGCGAGGCTACTTTTAGCTGGAACTGGAGAGGAGTTTGAGAGAGTCAAAAGGCTGGCTGAAGGTGATGACAGAATAAAGCTCCTCGGCTTTATCCGGGATGAGGAGCTGATAGAATTCTACGACTCCCTCGATGTCTACGTTCACGCCTCTAAATACGAGGGGTGGGGGTTGCCGATTGTGGAGGCAATCGCAAGGGGAAAGCCAGTTGTTGTGTTTGAGGATGCTGAAATACCGGGGGAAGTCAAGGGGCTGTGTTTGGGTCTTCCTTCCAAGAATTCCTGTTTGGAACTTAATGAACTTTTTAAAAACCGAAAGCTCGTTAAGAAATTCTCCATTTTAAATTCGAAAGCTGGTAAAAATCTCTTTCGCTGA
- a CDS encoding glycosyltransferase family 4 protein, translated as METLRIAFVYDVIYPWVKGGVERRIYELARRLSVNHEVHVYGYKLWKGKSEIEREGIHYHGTVRVNRLYYGSRRSVTPPLIHSIALLSEFRGERFDVIDCQASPYLPAHSLRLAGLENVLITWHEFWGDYWFDYLGKVGIIGKIAERGLFSFERHISVSQKTRTDLFNSGLRKLIHLVPNGIDTNLIHSLKPSPLESDFLFVGRLIPEKGVDFLLHSLALLKRELPDFRVIIVGDGPEKAKLELLARKLGIEKNTTFTGFLGDYRDVLALMKASKVFAFPSRREGFGMVVLEAMASGIPVVTMNHPMNASRYLMESGRDGFVADVSLEGFAEALLTAYHNSKKLGTFAQKRAERYDWDRIVKVLIRVYRGD; from the coding sequence ATGGAGACCCTCAGAATAGCGTTCGTCTATGACGTGATCTATCCATGGGTGAAGGGTGGAGTTGAAAGGAGAATCTATGAACTTGCAAGGAGGTTATCTGTTAATCACGAGGTTCATGTTTACGGCTACAAACTCTGGAAAGGAAAGTCAGAGATAGAGCGTGAGGGGATTCACTATCATGGGACAGTCAGAGTTAACAGGCTTTACTATGGTTCAAGACGCTCAGTAACCCCCCCTCTTATTCATTCTATCGCTCTTCTTTCTGAGTTCAGAGGGGAGCGGTTTGATGTGATCGACTGCCAAGCGAGTCCATATCTCCCGGCCCATTCACTCAGGCTAGCCGGGTTGGAGAATGTCCTCATAACATGGCATGAGTTCTGGGGGGATTACTGGTTTGACTACCTTGGTAAGGTGGGTATTATAGGGAAGATCGCCGAGAGAGGCCTCTTCTCCTTCGAGAGGCACATCTCTGTCTCTCAGAAAACGAGAACTGATCTATTCAACTCCGGCCTTAGAAAGCTAATTCACCTCGTTCCGAACGGCATAGATACCAACCTGATTCATTCCCTTAAACCGTCACCCCTTGAATCTGATTTCCTCTTCGTTGGCAGACTTATCCCTGAGAAGGGGGTTGACTTTCTCCTCCACTCCCTGGCATTACTCAAACGGGAGCTACCCGATTTTAGGGTTATCATAGTTGGAGATGGTCCAGAGAAGGCAAAGCTCGAACTCCTCGCGCGGAAATTGGGGATTGAGAAAAACACAACTTTTACAGGATTCCTAGGCGATTATCGGGACGTCCTAGCTCTCATGAAAGCATCGAAGGTCTTTGCTTTTCCTTCTAGAAGGGAGGGCTTTGGCATGGTTGTCCTTGAGGCAATGGCCTCGGGAATCCCGGTGGTTACTATGAATCACCCAATGAATGCCTCGAGGTACTTGATGGAGAGTGGAAGAGATGGCTTTGTCGCTGATGTCAGCTTGGAGGGATTTGCCGAGGCGCTTCTAACTGCATATCATAACTCCAAAAAACTCGGAACCTTTGCGCAGAAAAGGGCAGAGCGCTACGACTGGGACCGGATTGTTAAAGTCCTCATCAGGGTTTACAGGGGGGATTGA
- a CDS encoding site-2 protease family protein, producing the protein MVSTLIAVTAIIIAFWAVIYALFKDRSNEEEGLSVDFFIAMWRTKRLLGFIDRLARKNGKFWKVYADIGIALGFMGMAYVFYALFKTAMATLQTHGKQAGVQLVIPGLTIPLWYGLVGLAVVMVVHELSHGVTARADGLPLKSVGLVLLAVIPGAFVEPDEEALSKASLRTRLRVYGAGSLANIATALITLLIINFAVSPLLQPSGVLVSGVLENGPSHGILQKGDVITAMDGMHVKTLDQFIEFMNKTKPGQVVILTVLRDGKMININVKLGKHPDKPGEGFLGIYPAQNVVSKIGMEWLILPLFFSLYWIYVLNIGIGLMNLFPLVPLDGGRMLDDVFKRYLPEGIANPVRYLTIGIGLFLLALNLWPALANLAG; encoded by the coding sequence ATGGTTAGCACACTTATTGCAGTCACCGCTATCATCATTGCCTTCTGGGCCGTCATATACGCCCTCTTCAAAGACAGGAGCAACGAGGAGGAAGGGCTATCTGTTGATTTCTTCATTGCAATGTGGCGCACCAAGAGACTACTGGGCTTCATAGACAGGCTGGCCCGGAAAAACGGGAAATTCTGGAAGGTTTACGCGGATATAGGAATTGCCCTCGGCTTTATGGGAATGGCCTACGTCTTCTACGCCCTCTTTAAAACGGCTATGGCCACACTCCAAACCCACGGGAAGCAGGCCGGTGTCCAGCTCGTCATTCCAGGTCTCACCATACCCCTCTGGTACGGCTTGGTGGGCCTTGCCGTGGTCATGGTGGTCCACGAGCTGAGCCACGGTGTCACAGCAAGGGCCGACGGCCTCCCGCTGAAATCAGTTGGACTCGTTCTCCTCGCCGTCATCCCCGGTGCCTTCGTCGAGCCGGATGAAGAGGCACTGTCAAAGGCATCGCTGAGGACCAGGCTCAGGGTTTACGGTGCAGGTTCCCTGGCCAACATCGCGACAGCCTTAATAACACTCCTTATAATCAACTTCGCCGTCTCCCCCCTCCTCCAACCATCCGGGGTTCTGGTGTCAGGGGTCTTAGAAAACGGTCCGTCCCACGGGATCCTCCAGAAAGGGGATGTAATAACGGCCATGGACGGAATGCACGTCAAAACCCTCGACCAGTTCATCGAATTTATGAACAAAACGAAGCCGGGCCAGGTGGTCATACTGACGGTCCTGAGGGATGGAAAGATGATAAATATCAACGTGAAGCTTGGAAAACATCCAGATAAACCCGGGGAGGGCTTCCTTGGAATATACCCAGCGCAGAACGTCGTGTCGAAGATTGGGATGGAGTGGCTTATACTGCCCCTGTTCTTCTCGCTCTACTGGATATACGTGCTCAACATCGGCATAGGCCTGATGAACCTCTTCCCGCTCGTCCCACTCGACGGGGGCAGGATGCTCGACGACGTATTCAAGCGCTATCTGCCGGAAGGGATAGCGAACCCCGTGCGGTATTTAACAATAGGAATAGGACTCTTCCTGCTTGCCCTGAACCTCTGGCCGGCACTGGCGAACCTCGCGGGATGA
- a CDS encoding TIGR00269 family protein, whose translation MKCSKCGRPAVYHARYSGLYYCHKHFNEMVEKKFKETVKKYRLIERGERIAVGVSGGKDSVVLMHLLAKLREKFPFELVAITIDEGIAGYRPPSVEIAKRNAKKLGIEHRVYSFKEYTGFTLDETVEIMGSFEKGERVGACSYCGVWRRWLLNYAAKDVEADKLAVGHNLDDEVQMFIMNIMRGDIARLGRTGPYYEEIHPDLVPRIKPLREIPEKETVLYAVLNNIEVDLSECPYAVEAFRAEIRDWLNEMEERHPGTKYQILRSYDKLFPLIAKAYTKKTGELNRCKICGQPTTGEICKACQFRLQVERKAREKGLTFRIE comes from the coding sequence ATGAAGTGCTCGAAGTGCGGCAGACCCGCAGTCTACCACGCGCGCTACAGTGGCCTTTATTACTGTCACAAGCATTTCAACGAGATGGTGGAGAAGAAGTTCAAGGAGACTGTCAAGAAGTACCGCCTCATTGAAAGGGGCGAGAGGATAGCGGTTGGTGTCTCCGGAGGAAAGGACAGCGTAGTCCTGATGCACCTCCTGGCGAAGCTCCGCGAGAAGTTCCCCTTCGAGCTTGTCGCGATAACGATTGACGAAGGCATAGCCGGCTACCGCCCGCCGAGCGTTGAAATAGCGAAGAGAAACGCAAAGAAGCTCGGGATAGAGCACAGGGTTTATTCCTTCAAAGAGTACACAGGCTTCACCCTCGACGAAACCGTCGAGATAATGGGGAGCTTTGAGAAGGGCGAGAGAGTCGGAGCCTGCTCCTACTGCGGCGTCTGGAGGCGCTGGCTTTTGAACTACGCGGCCAAAGATGTGGAGGCAGACAAATTGGCAGTGGGCCACAATTTGGATGATGAGGTCCAGATGTTCATAATGAACATCATGCGGGGCGACATAGCGCGCCTCGGGAGGACCGGCCCCTACTACGAGGAGATACACCCAGACCTGGTTCCGAGGATAAAACCCCTCCGCGAGATTCCGGAGAAGGAAACGGTGCTCTATGCGGTTTTGAACAACATCGAGGTCGACCTGAGTGAGTGCCCCTACGCGGTCGAAGCCTTCCGCGCCGAAATTCGCGACTGGCTCAACGAGATGGAGGAGAGGCATCCCGGGACAAAGTACCAGATTCTCAGGAGCTACGACAAGCTGTTTCCCCTCATCGCGAAGGCCTACACCAAAAAAACGGGCGAGCTTAATCGCTGTAAAATATGCGGCCAGCCAACGACTGGCGAGATATGCAAGGCCTGCCAGTTCCGCCTCCAGGTGGAGAGGAAGGCAAGAGAGAAGGGGCTGACCTTCAGGATCGAATGA